A single genomic interval of uncultured Desulfobulbus sp. harbors:
- the murG gene encoding undecaprenyldiphospho-muramoylpentapeptide beta-N-acetylglucosaminyltransferase yields MRLIVAGGGTGGHLFPGIAVAMAMQERIPETRVLFIGTSRLLDQQTLSGLGFELAALECGGVKGLGVMTKLRTLLQMPQSVLAARRMLRAFRPDMVLGVGGYVTGPVLLAARSLGVPIAIHEQNSVPGMANRLAGRLSDRVFISLPCRPEFAAHKTIQTGNPVRGAILEAAEAPRQLGNPPTLLVLGGSQGAHRVNELMLAAMEILAGQQVAVHLIHQTGRDDEAMVREGYRRIGIEAEVSAFIQDMARVYQQADFVVSRAGATTLAELAVMGLPALLIPYPYAADDHQTTNGRHYEKGHGCKVMQEASLTAEILAQTISEYLQNSTELHNMSANMKTMAMPEATNRIVDECLRLTAPREQP; encoded by the coding sequence ATGCGTCTGATCGTTGCCGGCGGCGGAACCGGCGGACATCTCTTTCCCGGCATTGCAGTGGCCATGGCCATGCAAGAGCGAATTCCGGAAACCAGGGTGCTCTTCATCGGGACCTCCAGGCTCTTGGACCAGCAGACGCTTTCCGGGTTGGGGTTTGAACTGGCAGCCCTGGAGTGTGGCGGTGTTAAAGGGTTGGGCGTGATGACCAAGCTGCGCACCCTGCTGCAGATGCCCCAGTCGGTCTTGGCTGCAAGACGAATGTTGCGCGCCTTTCGGCCGGATATGGTTCTGGGAGTGGGCGGCTATGTCACCGGACCTGTTCTCCTGGCAGCCCGCAGCCTCGGCGTCCCCATTGCCATCCACGAGCAGAATTCGGTGCCGGGCATGGCCAACCGATTGGCGGGAAGGCTATCGGACCGGGTGTTCATATCGCTGCCGTGCAGGCCAGAGTTCGCCGCCCATAAAACGATCCAGACCGGCAACCCGGTACGGGGGGCGATCTTGGAGGCTGCTGAAGCACCTCGCCAACTGGGCAACCCGCCCACCCTGTTGGTGCTCGGCGGCAGTCAGGGGGCGCATCGTGTCAATGAGCTCATGCTCGCGGCCATGGAGATTCTTGCCGGACAGCAGGTCGCGGTGCATCTGATCCACCAGACCGGCCGTGACGATGAGGCGATGGTCAGAGAGGGCTACCGGCGCATCGGCATCGAGGCAGAGGTCTCGGCCTTTATCCAGGACATGGCCAGGGTGTATCAGCAGGCGGATTTCGTGGTCTCCCGAGCCGGTGCCACAACCCTGGCGGAACTGGCGGTGATGGGACTTCCGGCCCTGCTGATTCCCTATCCCTATGCAGCGGACGATCATCAGACCACCAACGGGCGGCATTACGAAAAGGGCCATGGTTGCAAGGTAATGCAAGAGGCATCGCTCACCGCTGAAATTCTTGCACAGACCATCAGCGAATACTTGCAGAACTCGACAGAGTTACATAATATGTCGGCCAACATGAAGACCATGGCAATGCCGGAGGCCACAAACCGGATCGTGGATGAGTGTTTGCGGCTAACTGCCCCCAGGGAGCAGCCTTGA
- the mraY gene encoding phospho-N-acetylmuramoyl-pentapeptide-transferase, producing the protein MFYHLLYPFHTELSWLNVFRYITFRSIGCAVTAFLLVVILGPRFIAWLQKKHYGQVIRDDGPESHFSKKGVPTMGGLLILASMTASALLWTDLTSGLVWLLIGISLFFGFIGSMDDIKKIRKGNSRGLTAREKLVLQVFGGLVVGVFLLLSPSYDGVLSLPFFKSFHPDLGWWYVPFAVIVVVGASNAVNLTDGLDGLATGPIVITASTYLIFSYVAGNAVVASYLQIPFVSGAGEVTIYCASIVGACLGFLWFNCYPAEIFMGDVGSLSLGGTLGVISIITKQEFLLVIVGGIFVMEALSVILQVGYFKMTGGKRIFLMAPFHHHFEKKGWLEPKVVVRFWIVSIILGLVALATLKLR; encoded by the coding sequence ATGTTTTATCATCTTCTCTACCCTTTTCATACCGAGCTGAGCTGGCTCAATGTTTTCCGTTACATCACCTTTCGTTCGATTGGTTGTGCCGTCACCGCCTTTTTGCTGGTGGTGATCCTCGGACCGCGCTTCATCGCCTGGCTGCAGAAAAAACATTACGGCCAAGTGATCCGCGACGACGGTCCGGAGAGTCATTTTTCCAAAAAAGGCGTGCCCACCATGGGCGGCTTGTTGATCCTAGCCTCCATGACCGCTTCAGCCCTGCTGTGGACCGATCTCACCAGCGGGCTCGTGTGGCTGTTGATAGGAATCAGCCTGTTTTTCGGTTTTATCGGCTCGATGGATGACATCAAGAAGATCCGCAAGGGCAACTCCCGCGGGCTGACAGCCCGGGAAAAGCTGGTGCTTCAGGTGTTCGGCGGCCTGGTGGTCGGCGTTTTTCTCCTGCTTTCGCCAAGCTACGATGGCGTGCTCAGCCTGCCCTTTTTCAAGTCGTTTCATCCGGATCTGGGCTGGTGGTACGTCCCCTTTGCCGTGATTGTTGTAGTCGGCGCATCCAATGCGGTCAACCTTACCGATGGCCTTGACGGCCTGGCCACCGGGCCGATCGTGATCACCGCCTCCACCTATCTGATCTTTTCCTATGTGGCCGGTAACGCGGTGGTGGCCAGCTATCTGCAGATTCCCTTTGTTTCCGGCGCGGGTGAGGTGACCATCTACTGCGCATCCATTGTCGGTGCCTGCCTGGGGTTCCTCTGGTTCAACTGCTACCCCGCGGAGATCTTCATGGGGGATGTGGGCTCGCTCTCCCTGGGCGGGACCCTGGGAGTGATTTCGATCATTACCAAGCAGGAGTTCTTGCTGGTGATCGTGGGCGGCATCTTTGTCATGGAGGCGCTCTCGGTCATTCTCCAGGTGGGCTATTTCAAGATGACCGGTGGCAAGCGGATCTTTCTCATGGCGCCCTTTCATCATCATTTCGAGAAGAAGGGCTGGCTGGAACCCAAGGTTGTGGTCCGCTTCTGGATCGTCTCCATAATCCTCGGTCTGGTTGCCCTGGCCACCCTGAAGTTGAGATAG
- the aqpZ gene encoding aquaporin Z: protein MKKYGAEFFGTFWLVLGGCGSAVLAAAFPNVGIGLLGVSFAFGLTVLTMAFAIGHISGCHLNPAVSIGLWAGGRFPAKDLVPYIIAQVLGGIVAGGVLYLIASGKAGFELSAGFASNGYGAHSPGGYSLQAALITEVVMTMMFLVVILGSTDKRAPQGLAPIAIGLCLTLIHLISIPVTNTSVNPARSTGVALFAGDWAISQLWLFWVAPIIGALLGAVIYRFLGSEEN from the coding sequence ATGAAAAAGTATGGAGCGGAATTTTTTGGGACATTTTGGCTCGTTCTTGGTGGGTGTGGGAGTGCCGTGTTGGCTGCCGCCTTCCCGAATGTCGGTATCGGCCTCCTTGGAGTGTCCTTCGCCTTTGGTTTGACCGTGCTGACCATGGCCTTCGCTATCGGCCACATATCGGGGTGCCACTTGAATCCGGCCGTCTCGATCGGTCTTTGGGCCGGTGGTCGGTTTCCGGCAAAGGATCTGGTTCCCTATATCATTGCCCAGGTGTTGGGAGGTATCGTCGCAGGAGGTGTGCTTTATCTCATTGCCAGTGGCAAGGCGGGATTTGAGCTTTCCGCAGGTTTTGCCTCCAATGGCTATGGCGCCCATTCACCGGGGGGATACAGTCTGCAGGCAGCCCTGATCACCGAGGTTGTGATGACCATGATGTTTCTTGTTGTCATTCTCGGCTCCACCGATAAACGGGCGCCGCAGGGGTTGGCCCCTATTGCCATCGGTTTGTGCCTCACCTTGATCCATTTGATCTCCATTCCTGTGACCAACACCTCGGTCAATCCTGCTCGCAGCACTGGTGTTGCTCTATTTGCCGGTGATTGGGCAATTTCCCAGCTTTGGCTGTTTTGGGTCGCCCCGATCATTGGCGCTTTGCTTGGTGCCGTCATCTATCGCTTTCTTGGAAGCGAAGAAAATTAA
- a CDS encoding FtsQ-type POTRA domain-containing protein: MPPRPQVVVTGVQRSWRWKQIFGNLFLWLLLIVIATGVLWVGGRWLLNSDVFRLSDIRISGERNVSERQILDLAGLQQGGNLVQFDAAGAKRRIESLAWVERVEIHSQWPSSIEIVVTEYQPFALVNVEEGKEHHLYYLSDSGRLFVETEQGQELDYPVITGVRAGRDVQQSEFVPGSLGALAGKLLKVAARGSTVLPIQSISEVHVDENKGVTLYLVDHPFPVYFGTEQIQTKYYRLVRVLDQLYLKKLVDAVKEIRMDYIDDKVLVTGAQIDG; encoded by the coding sequence GTGCCCCCTCGTCCGCAGGTGGTGGTCACCGGTGTGCAGCGAAGCTGGAGATGGAAACAGATCTTTGGCAACCTTTTTCTCTGGCTCCTCCTGATCGTCATTGCGACAGGGGTGCTGTGGGTCGGCGGGCGTTGGCTGCTCAATTCCGATGTGTTTCGGCTCTCAGACATTCGCATTAGCGGCGAGCGTAATGTCAGCGAGCGCCAGATTCTCGATCTGGCCGGCCTGCAGCAGGGGGGCAACCTGGTTCAGTTCGATGCCGCCGGGGCAAAAAGACGTATTGAATCGCTAGCCTGGGTGGAACGGGTGGAGATCCACTCCCAGTGGCCTTCGTCGATTGAGATTGTGGTCACCGAGTACCAGCCCTTTGCCCTGGTCAACGTGGAAGAGGGCAAGGAGCACCACCTCTACTATCTGAGCGACTCAGGTCGTCTCTTCGTTGAGACGGAACAGGGCCAGGAGCTCGATTATCCGGTCATCACCGGGGTGCGGGCGGGCAGGGATGTGCAACAGAGCGAATTCGTCCCCGGGAGTCTGGGCGCTCTCGCGGGCAAGCTGCTCAAGGTGGCCGCCCGAGGCAGTACCGTGCTGCCGATTCAATCGATTTCCGAGGTGCACGTCGATGAGAACAAGGGGGTGACCCTCTACCTCGTTGACCATCCCTTTCCGGTGTACTTCGGGACAGAGCAGATACAAACGAAATATTATCGGCTGGTCAGGGTTCTTGATCAGCTGTACCTGAAGAAGCTGGTTGATGCTGTTAAAGAAATTCGAATGGATTACATAGATGATAAAGTCTTGGTTACCGGAGCCCAAATTGACGGATGA
- the ftsA gene encoding cell division protein FtsA, whose product MIKSWLPEPKLTDEEMEELEPREPGELVAGLDIGTTKVCAMIGEVFDDHVEIIGVGTAASSGMKKGVVVNIESTVKSIRQAVETASDMAGCDIESVYVGIAGNHIKGFNSPGIIAINNQEIREQDIEAVIQAAQTVKISDNQQIIHVLPQEYMVDDHVGIQNPLGMTGVRLVTNVHIVTADVTALHNVVTSCNRAGLNVSEIVLESVASSLTVLNKDEMELGVALIDIGGGTTDLAIFCNGTIKHTWELALGGNNLTSDLSVGLRTPLQEAEELKYLYGGALSSMIKENHIIEVPTVGDRKPRKVSQRIMVEILEARMEEILQMVNKNICASGYRNRINAGIVITGGTALLANIVEMAEQVFDLPVRVGYPHGVAGRVEEIRSPRCTTGVGLVLHGSKAKVYVPKETGGVVSRFKNWVKNIV is encoded by the coding sequence ATGATAAAGTCTTGGTTACCGGAGCCCAAATTGACGGATGAGGAGATGGAAGAACTGGAACCGCGCGAGCCGGGTGAGCTGGTAGCGGGGCTGGATATCGGCACCACCAAGGTCTGCGCCATGATCGGAGAGGTGTTCGACGATCATGTGGAGATCATCGGCGTGGGCACTGCCGCCTCCTCGGGCATGAAGAAGGGGGTGGTGGTGAATATCGAGTCCACGGTCAAGTCCATCCGTCAGGCCGTGGAGACCGCCTCCGACATGGCCGGTTGCGACATTGAATCGGTCTATGTGGGTATTGCCGGCAACCACATCAAGGGGTTCAATTCGCCTGGCATCATTGCCATCAACAACCAGGAGATCCGCGAACAGGATATCGAGGCGGTCATACAGGCCGCCCAGACGGTGAAGATTTCCGACAACCAGCAGATCATCCATGTCCTGCCCCAGGAGTACATGGTCGATGATCATGTCGGCATTCAGAACCCGCTGGGCATGACCGGGGTTCGCCTGGTGACCAATGTTCATATCGTCACTGCCGATGTCACTGCCCTGCACAATGTGGTGACCAGCTGCAATCGGGCCGGCCTCAATGTTTCCGAAATCGTGCTCGAGTCCGTAGCCTCGTCGCTGACCGTGCTCAACAAGGATGAGATGGAACTCGGTGTGGCCCTGATCGATATCGGCGGCGGAACCACAGATCTGGCTATCTTCTGCAACGGCACCATCAAGCACACCTGGGAGCTGGCCCTGGGCGGCAACAACCTGACCAGTGACCTCTCCGTGGGATTGCGCACGCCCCTGCAGGAGGCTGAGGAGCTGAAATACCTCTACGGCGGTGCCCTGTCTTCGATGATCAAGGAAAACCACATCATCGAGGTGCCCACCGTGGGCGATCGCAAGCCGCGCAAGGTCTCGCAGCGGATCATGGTTGAGATTCTCGAGGCACGGATGGAAGAGATTTTGCAGATGGTCAACAAAAACATCTGCGCTTCCGGGTACCGCAATCGGATCAACGCCGGTATCGTGATTACCGGCGGTACGGCCCTGCTGGCCAACATCGTTGAAATGGCTGAGCAGGTATTCGATCTGCCGGTGCGGGTCGGCTACCCCCATGGGGTGGCTGGGCGGGTTGAAGAGATCCGGTCGCCGAGGTGCACCACCGGGGTCGGGCTGGTCCTCCACGGCAGCAAGGCAAAGGTCTACGTGCCCAAGGAGACCGGCGGCGTAGTGAGCAGATTTAAGAACTGGGTAAAAAATATCGTTTAA
- the murB gene encoding UDP-N-acetylmuramate dehydrogenase — translation MNEQQRRHLQRLTPQVRWDADMATYSTFRTGGKAEALVEVSTEDELAILLPWLRQEGLPWQVIGGGSNILVASQRHPGVFIRLRGSVRDAVVVGQATPADTALVRVPGGCNLAALVGWCSKQALDGLTFMAGIPGSVGGAVRMNAGAFGHSIGEVVQAVRCIGAGGEIREIPREMLSFSYRSTRFPGEKEGLLITGIVLQLQQGDQQQIAAECRRIISQRKQKQPQGVASAGSFFKNPAGDFAGRLIENAGLKGLAQGKAMVSPKHANFIVNTGGALPEDIIFLMEKVRQTVWQQSGVLLEPEVRIL, via the coding sequence GTGAACGAACAGCAGCGGCGGCATCTTCAGCGTCTCACACCGCAGGTGCGGTGGGACGCAGACATGGCGACCTATTCCACCTTTCGTACCGGCGGCAAGGCCGAAGCCCTGGTGGAGGTCTCCACTGAGGACGAGCTGGCCATCCTGTTGCCCTGGCTCAGGCAGGAGGGGCTCCCCTGGCAGGTGATCGGCGGTGGATCCAACATTCTGGTGGCTAGCCAGCGCCATCCCGGCGTTTTTATCCGCCTGCGCGGGTCGGTCCGTGACGCGGTGGTGGTCGGACAAGCCACCCCAGCCGATACCGCACTCGTGCGGGTGCCTGGAGGCTGCAACCTGGCCGCCCTGGTCGGCTGGTGCAGCAAACAGGCCTTGGACGGACTCACCTTCATGGCTGGAATTCCCGGATCGGTGGGAGGGGCGGTACGGATGAATGCCGGTGCCTTTGGCCATTCGATCGGCGAGGTGGTGCAGGCGGTCCGTTGCATCGGTGCCGGTGGCGAAATTCGTGAGATCCCGCGGGAGATGTTGTCGTTTAGTTACCGTTCCACCCGTTTTCCGGGCGAAAAGGAGGGGCTGCTGATCACCGGGATTGTGCTCCAGTTGCAGCAGGGAGATCAGCAGCAGATTGCCGCGGAGTGTCGGAGGATCATCAGTCAGCGTAAGCAGAAGCAGCCCCAGGGCGTTGCTTCAGCCGGCTCTTTTTTCAAAAATCCTGCCGGTGATTTTGCCGGTCGCCTGATCGAAAACGCTGGGCTCAAGGGATTGGCCCAGGGAAAGGCAATGGTCTCTCCCAAACATGCCAACTTTATCGTCAACACCGGTGGCGCCCTGCCCGAGGATATTATTTTCTTGATGGAAAAGGTGCGGCAGACGGTGTGGCAGCAGTCCGGTGTATTGCTGGAGCCGGAAGTTCGAATTTTGTAA
- the murC gene encoding UDP-N-acetylmuramate--L-alanine ligase, translating into MYRKTKRIHFVGIGGIGMSGIAELLLSLGYRVSGSDLRSTDITLRLQQLGAEIHEGHHADWVVGADVVVTSTAIAADNPEVTAAFAALIPVVQRAEMLAELMRLKKYGIAVAGSHGKTSTTSMVAAVLGEAGLDPTIVVGGKVHGLGSNAKLGQGEFLVAEADESDGSFLKLSPVIEVVTNIDLEHLDYYRDIEHIKDIFLEFIGRLPFYGVAVVCIDDDNVAQLLPRIQKRIITYGLTEQADLQAVKISSGNGISQFTVRWRGEELGEIRLNRPGKHLVYNSLAAVCVGLELEIDFPSIASALEKFQGVQRRMQVKGEENGILVIDDYGHHPTEIRATLDAVREGWPERRVVVAFQPHRYSRTKGLFAEFTTAFRRADVLILTDIYPAGEKPIEGVNSESLQEAIKQHGQRQTHFIGNLVQNPAELLPLLQPGDLLLTLGAGNIVRCGEEVLSLLRQSRGDRP; encoded by the coding sequence ATGTATAGAAAAACAAAACGCATTCACTTTGTCGGCATCGGTGGAATCGGCATGTCAGGCATCGCCGAATTGCTCCTGAGCCTCGGTTATCGGGTCAGTGGGTCCGACCTGCGCTCAACCGACATTACCCTCCGGCTGCAACAACTCGGAGCGGAAATTCACGAAGGCCATCATGCCGACTGGGTCGTTGGTGCGGATGTGGTGGTGACCTCCACCGCCATCGCCGCCGATAACCCGGAGGTCACCGCGGCCTTTGCTGCTCTGATCCCTGTGGTCCAGCGCGCTGAAATGCTCGCTGAGTTGATGCGGTTAAAAAAATACGGGATCGCCGTTGCCGGCAGCCATGGGAAAACCTCTACCACCTCCATGGTTGCGGCCGTGCTCGGCGAAGCCGGACTGGATCCCACCATCGTGGTCGGCGGCAAGGTGCATGGACTGGGCAGCAACGCCAAATTGGGCCAAGGCGAATTCCTGGTTGCCGAGGCCGACGAGAGCGACGGCTCCTTTCTCAAGCTTTCCCCGGTGATCGAGGTCGTGACCAACATCGATCTTGAGCACCTCGATTATTACCGGGATATCGAGCATATCAAAGACATCTTCCTTGAGTTTATCGGTCGTTTGCCGTTTTACGGTGTGGCTGTGGTCTGCATTGACGACGATAACGTGGCACAACTCCTGCCGCGCATCCAGAAGCGAATCATCACCTACGGCCTGACCGAACAGGCGGACCTGCAGGCGGTGAAGATCAGCTCCGGCAACGGCATCTCACAGTTCACTGTGCGCTGGCGGGGAGAAGAGCTGGGGGAGATTCGCCTCAATCGTCCGGGGAAACATCTGGTGTACAACTCGTTAGCCGCGGTTTGCGTCGGTCTGGAGTTGGAAATCGATTTTCCCTCGATTGCCAGTGCCCTGGAGAAATTCCAGGGCGTACAGCGGCGCATGCAGGTCAAGGGCGAGGAAAACGGGATTCTCGTCATCGACGACTATGGGCATCACCCCACCGAGATTCGCGCCACTCTGGATGCTGTGCGCGAGGGCTGGCCTGAGCGTCGTGTGGTGGTTGCCTTTCAACCCCATCGCTATAGCCGGACCAAGGGGCTGTTTGCCGAGTTTACCACCGCCTTTCGCCGCGCCGATGTGCTCATCCTGACCGATATCTATCCGGCCGGGGAAAAGCCGATTGAGGGAGTGAACAGCGAGTCGCTTCAGGAGGCCATTAAGCAACACGGCCAGCGGCAGACCCATTTCATCGGCAATTTGGTGCAAAACCCAGCGGAGTTGCTGCCCTTGCTGCAACCGGGCGATCTGTTGTTGACCCTGGGCGCAGGCAACATCGTCCGTTGCGGCGAAGAGGTGTTGAGCCTGCTGCGGCAGTCTCGGGGAGACAGGCCGTGA
- the ftsZ gene encoding cell division protein FtsZ, protein MPFRMAEEESVAVIKVIGVGGGGGNAINTMVESRLAGVQFIAANTDMQALEKSRADIRLQLGPGITKGMGAGADPEMGREAAQESYEDLQAVLKGADMVFITAGLGGGTGTGAAPVIAKLSKESGALTVSVVTKPFYFEAKTRMRNAESGWERLKEFSDTIITVPNDRLLSLMNKNSTLVDMMQMVDNVLLQAVKGITDLINLPGHINVDFADLKTVMKEVGPAIMGTGAAAGENRATEAAKRAIDNQLLEDVGIDGARGILINISAAKETLTMNEFMEASALIQEKAHDEANIIIGALFDESLGEELRVTVIATGISSIEEPEISQLEMVRTRAVQVPPVSTRSRMRSAAEEDMILDNGPVSIARPNPKPKGSMLMPKPVFDDHEFNEYDEPAYLRKKAN, encoded by the coding sequence ATGCCGTTCAGAATGGCCGAAGAAGAATCCGTAGCAGTGATTAAGGTAATCGGCGTTGGTGGTGGTGGCGGCAATGCCATCAACACTATGGTGGAGAGCCGATTGGCGGGTGTACAATTCATCGCCGCCAACACGGACATGCAGGCTCTGGAGAAATCGCGAGCCGACATCCGCCTCCAGCTCGGGCCGGGAATCACCAAGGGCATGGGGGCCGGCGCTGACCCGGAAATGGGTCGCGAGGCTGCCCAGGAAAGTTACGAGGACCTGCAGGCCGTGCTCAAGGGGGCTGACATGGTCTTCATCACCGCCGGTCTGGGGGGGGGGACCGGCACCGGTGCTGCTCCGGTGATTGCCAAGCTGAGCAAGGAATCCGGTGCACTGACCGTCTCCGTTGTCACCAAACCCTTTTATTTTGAAGCCAAAACCCGCATGCGCAATGCCGAATCCGGGTGGGAGCGGCTCAAGGAATTCTCCGATACCATCATCACCGTCCCCAACGATCGTCTGCTCAGCCTGATGAACAAGAATTCCACCCTGGTGGATATGATGCAGATGGTCGATAACGTGCTGCTTCAGGCAGTCAAGGGGATCACCGACCTGATCAACCTGCCCGGCCATATCAACGTCGACTTTGCCGACTTGAAGACGGTCATGAAGGAAGTCGGTCCGGCGATCATGGGCACGGGTGCCGCTGCTGGCGAGAACCGCGCCACCGAGGCGGCCAAGCGTGCCATCGACAACCAGCTGCTCGAGGATGTGGGGATCGACGGCGCCCGCGGCATCCTGATCAATATCTCCGCGGCCAAGGAAACCCTGACCATGAACGAGTTCATGGAGGCCTCGGCCCTCATCCAGGAAAAGGCCCACGACGAGGCCAACATCATCATTGGGGCCCTGTTCGACGAGTCTCTGGGCGAGGAACTGCGTGTTACGGTGATCGCCACCGGTATTTCCTCCATTGAAGAGCCCGAGATCTCCCAGCTGGAAATGGTCCGCACCCGCGCGGTGCAGGTTCCTCCAGTTTCCACCCGATCCAGGATGCGCAGTGCAGCTGAGGAGGATATGATCCTGGATAACGGGCCGGTCAGTATCGCCCGTCCCAATCCCAAGCCCAAAGGATCGATGCTTATGCCCAAGCCGGTGTTTGACGATCACGAGTTCAACGAGTACGACGAACCCGCCTATTTGCGCAAGAAAGCCAACTGA
- the murD gene encoding UDP-N-acetylmuramoyl-L-alanine--D-glutamate ligase: MQLSKDMTAVVVGLGTAGLSTVHDLLRRGLRVKVSDRRSLAEIEAEARTFLETNQVVLECGGHSIDFIRGADLVIPGPGVPLGLPVLQAAREFGIPLCGELALAAGRFQVPVIAVTGSNGKTTVTSLIGALLKAAGRRPFIGGNIGTPLLDFFIEPEKYDCAVLELSSFQLDLAGEFRPNIGLLLNITPDHIDRHGSLAAYTRAKQNLFGHQQPGDMAILGGDDPVAAVTAINPGVLALSFGHGKECTARIVDGKVQVGAGFSGSEALCYDLSATKLSSSVNQLNAAAAILALTLAGCDQEGILRGLAAYQPPPHRMAEVAVIDGVRYIDDSKATNIGALEAALGGCEGQVVLIAGGRDKNSDFTLLRPVVGKKVKHLLLIGEAAPLMEDALSTIATCERVSSMEEAVARAHQLARAGELVLLAPGCASFDMFSGYAQRGRVFSDAVLRLIPTKVEG; this comes from the coding sequence ATGCAGCTGAGCAAAGACATGACAGCCGTGGTTGTCGGATTGGGCACAGCGGGGCTGTCGACCGTCCATGACCTGCTGCGCCGGGGATTGCGGGTCAAGGTCTCCGATCGGCGTTCGCTGGCTGAGATCGAGGCCGAAGCCAGAACCTTTCTCGAGACCAACCAGGTTGTGCTCGAATGCGGCGGCCATTCGATCGATTTCATCAGGGGAGCGGATCTGGTGATTCCCGGACCCGGGGTCCCGCTCGGGCTCCCGGTACTGCAGGCAGCCCGCGAGTTCGGCATTCCGCTGTGCGGCGAACTGGCCCTGGCCGCCGGCAGGTTCCAGGTGCCGGTGATTGCGGTGACCGGTTCCAACGGCAAAACCACGGTGACCAGTCTGATCGGTGCTTTGTTGAAAGCCGCGGGCAGGCGACCCTTTATCGGCGGCAACATCGGCACGCCCTTGCTCGATTTTTTTATTGAGCCGGAAAAATACGATTGCGCAGTGCTGGAACTCTCCAGCTTTCAGCTCGATCTGGCCGGCGAGTTTCGGCCCAATATCGGCCTGCTGCTGAACATTACCCCGGATCACATCGACCGGCACGGCTCTTTGGCCGCCTATACCCGGGCCAAGCAGAATCTTTTTGGCCACCAGCAGCCGGGCGATATGGCGATTCTTGGTGGTGACGACCCGGTGGCTGCTGTCACGGCTATCAATCCGGGAGTTTTGGCACTCAGCTTTGGCCACGGCAAAGAATGCACTGCCCGTATCGTGGATGGCAAAGTCCAGGTTGGAGCCGGATTCAGCGGTTCAGAGGCCCTGTGCTACGATTTGTCGGCAACCAAGCTTTCCTCCTCGGTCAATCAGTTGAATGCCGCCGCTGCCATTTTGGCCCTCACCCTGGCCGGATGTGATCAGGAAGGGATTCTGCGGGGACTGGCCGCCTATCAGCCGCCTCCGCACCGCATGGCCGAGGTCGCGGTGATCGACGGCGTCCGTTATATCGACGATTCCAAGGCCACCAATATCGGCGCCCTGGAAGCGGCTCTGGGCGGTTGTGAGGGGCAGGTGGTGCTGATTGCCGGAGGACGGGATAAAAACAGCGACTTTACCCTGCTGCGGCCGGTCGTCGGCAAGAAGGTCAAGCATCTGCTGCTCATCGGCGAGGCCGCGCCTCTGATGGAGGATGCACTTTCCACGATTGCAACCTGTGAGCGCGTGTCCTCTATGGAAGAGGCCGTGGCGCGGGCGCATCAGCTGGCCCGCGCCGGCGAGTTGGTGCTGCTTGCCCCGGGTTGTGCCAGTTTCGATATGTTTTCCGGATATGCCCAGCGTGGTCGAGTCTTCAGCGATGCTGTGCTTCGCCTGATACCGACCAAGGTCGAAGGCTAG